A genomic region of Elaeis guineensis isolate ETL-2024a chromosome 9, EG11, whole genome shotgun sequence contains the following coding sequences:
- the LOC105052060 gene encoding uncharacterized protein produces MDGGGGGGGDGWSEAVEDLVEQGDVDGAISVLESVVSKLETRSPPSDDLRLASALSVLADLHSSRSFSLKADELRFRALALRAPPRLGDSKPAKEKEPPKEEIRASGPSNNQDGDGDDWEAIADRGASEEVLLSLRNEAASSPSRDDPEPLVTPKRKGRGSFLYQKSYMYCDQPDIETALEDNSRLENETEDRGHCLEDESTETRNSRFGTSHVLVLYDFPPSTRTMDLEKLFEKFKDRGVAIRWVNDTVALAVFRASTIAHEAQMNLNCPFKVRPLIEDDDLLTQLTNKDLEPPYPRPKTSARTAERLIAQGMGIKPPTKFGSSELRKQEEARKNRIHARRTLRDDAWGSDNP; encoded by the exons ATggacggcggcggcggcggcggcggcgatggGTGGagcgaggcggtggaggacctgGTGGAGCAGGGCGACGTCGATGGGGCGATCTCCGTCCTCGAGTCCGTCGTATCGAAGCTCGAAACCCGGTCCCCGCCGTCCGACGACCTCCGCCTCGCCTCCGCCCTCAGCGTCCTCGCCGACCTCCACTCCTCCCGCAGCTTCTCCCTCAAGGCCGATGAACTTCGCTTCCGCGCCCTCGCCCTCCGCGCCCCCCCAAGATTAGG GGACTCTAAGCCGGCGAAGGAGAAAGAACCACCAAAAGAAGAAATCAGGGCTTCCGGTCCTTCAAACAACCAAGACGGAGATGGCGATG ATTGGGAGGCCATTGCTGACCGTGGGGCATCAGAGGAGGTGTTGCTCTCCTTGCGGAACGAAGCAGCTTCGAGTCCTTCAAGGGATGATCCCGAACCACTAGTAACTCCTAAACGGAAAGGAAGGGGGTCGTTCTTGTACCAGAAGAGCTATATGTACTGTGACCAGCCAGACATTGAGACCGCTTTAGAGGACAATTCTCGGTTGGAGAATGAAACAGAGGATCGTGGACATTGTCTCGAGGATGAGTCGACCGAAACTAGAAACT CAAGATTTGGTACCAGCCATGTTCTTGTTCTGTATGATTTCCCTCCTAGTACTCGAACAATGGATTTAGAGAAGCTCTTCGAGAAGTTTAAAGATCGTGGGGTTGCTATACGCTGGGTTAATGATACCGTTGCACTTGCAGTCTTTCGAGCATCCACCATTG CACATGAGGCCCAGATGAACCTTAATTGCCCATTCAAAGTCCGTCCACTTATTGAGGATGACGACCTGCTGACCCAGCTCACCAACAAAG ATCTGGAACCTCCTTATCCAAGGCCAAAAACATCAGCAAGAACAGCCGAGAGGTTGATTGCTCAAGGAATGGGAATAAAGCCCCCTACAAAATTTGGGTCTTCTGAGTTGAGAAAGCAGGAAGAAGCAAGAAAGAATCGTATACATGCTCGTCGAACCTTGCGTGATGATGCATGGGGCTCTGACAACCCATAG
- the LOC105052059 gene encoding E3 ubiquitin-protein ligase PUB23: protein MYVSSSAVHRPVAPLFQPPLSSMDSIEVPQYYICPISLQIMKDPVTAITGITYDRESIERWLFIDNNMTCPVTKQPLPKDSDLTPNHSLRRLIQAWCTANASNGIDRIPTPRAPIDKPGVLQLLDNLLVPHLQLNSLKLIAALASESECNRRCMVQSGATSSLIQSIISCSNNNQINLIEVALSAIHSLRVPPEDLKPTVTDNHDLIESLTWVLLHDSGDHCHIRSATLVFLKSVIEVTSSSLRERLKLDFFRALTLAIRDRISQQATKAALQVLWHACSWGRNRTKIIEAGALSEIIELELAFSDKRTTELNLAILDQLCACAGGRAELVGHAAGIAVISKRILRVSPVADDRAVRILSSVCRYSATKEVLQEMLRVGAVSKLCFVLQADCSSSVKGKARWVLRSHSGVWKDSPCINFQLLSWYP from the coding sequence ATGTATGTGAGCAGCTCCGCTGTGCATCGCCCTGTGGCTCCACTCTTTCAGCCTCCTCTATCTTCCATGGATTCAATTGAAGTCCCTCAGTATTACATCTGCCCCATCTCTCTCCAGATCATGAAGGACCCTGTCACCGCCATCACCGGCATCACCTACGACCGCGAGAGCATCGAGCGGTGGCTCTTCATCGACAACAACATGACGTGCCCCGTCACAAAGCAGCCCCTCCCAAAGGATTCCGACCTCACCCCCAACCACTCCCTTCGTCGCCTCATCCAAGCCTGGTGCACTGCCAACGCCTCCAATGGCATCGACCGCATTCCCACCCCGCGAGCACCCATCGACAAGCCCGGCGTCCTTCAGCTCCTTGACAACCTCTTGGTACCCCACCTCCAGCTCAACTCCCTTAAATTGATCGCCGCTCTTGCCTCAGAGAGTGAATGCAACCGCCGCTGCATGGTGCAATCAGGCGCTACTAGCTCCTTGATCCAATCGATCATTTCATGCTCTAACAACAACCAAATCAACCTTATTGAGGTGGCTTTAAGTGCTATTCACTCCCTTCGAGTCCCTCCCGAGGACTTGAAACCCACTGTCACCGATAATCATGACCTTATCGAGTCACTAACATGGGTCTTGTTGCATGACTCTGGTGACCATTGCCACATTAGATCGGCCACACTTGTATTCTTGAAATCTGTAATCGAAGTAACGAGCTCTAGTCTAAGAGAGAGACTAAAGCTCGATTTTTTCCGAGCTTTGACACTCGCCATTCGTGATCGGATATCTCAGCAAGCAACTAAAGCAGCGTTGCAGGTTTTATGGCATGCTTGTTCGTGGGGAAGGAACCGGACAAAGATCATTGAAGCCGGTGCGTTGTCGGAGATCATTGAACTGGAGCTAGCTTTCTCTGATAAGAGAACCACCGAGCTGAACTTGGCAATATTGGATCAGCTGTGTGCGTGCGCCGGTGGGAGAGCTGAGCTCGTGGGGCATGCGGCAGGGATAGCAGTGATCTCGAAGAGGATACTTCGGGTTTCGCCGGTGGCCGATGATCGGGCTGTCAGGATCCTATCATCAGTATGCAGGTACTCCGCAACGAAGGAGGTGCTCCAGGAGATGCTGAGGGTGGGGGCCGTGTCTAAGCTCTGCTTTGTTCTTCAGGCAGATTGTTCAAGCTCGGTGAAGGGGAAAGCTAGATGGGTGCTTAGGTCGCATTCTGGGGTGTGGAAGGACTCTCCTTGCATCAATTTCCAATTGTTATCATGGTATCCTTGA